The following are from one region of the Blastocatellia bacterium genome:
- a CDS encoding tyrosine-type recombinase/integrase, whose protein sequence is MVALRRQNLDLDSGLMRIKGKGNAYFREAREVPVAELAINELRAYLAKTASFARTDLEDAFFVIANNDRRLERLQGGTMDQLILELGLEDHIPFCTRTLRHALRTELHERGTSYEAVNEAFGHTVTEGTVMHQLSGGRLGRTQELFRAEAQLAASALLSI, encoded by the coding sequence TTGGTTGCGTTGCGCCGCCAGAACCTGGATTTGGACTCAGGACTTATGCGCATTAAGGGAAAGGGGAACGCCTACTTTCGAGAAGCACGAGAGGTCCCCGTTGCAGAGCTAGCCATCAACGAGTTACGAGCCTATTTAGCCAAAACGGCCAGCTTCGCGAGAACGGACCTGGAAGATGCATTCTTTGTGATTGCTAACAATGATCGAAGGCTGGAAAGACTGCAAGGCGGAACGATGGATCAGTTGATCCTGGAGTTGGGATTGGAGGATCACATACCTTTTTGCACACGTACGCTGCGGCATGCGCTGCGAACGGAATTGCACGAGCGCGGCACTTCGTACGAGGCCGTGAATGAGGCGTTCGGGCATACGGTTACAGAGGGGACTGTGATGCACCAGTTATCCGGTGGTCGTCTGGGCAGAACTCAAGAACTGTTTCGGGCAGAGGCTCAACTTGCCGCAAGCGCGCTTCTGAGTATCTGA
- a CDS encoding site-specific integrase produces MAVYQRKWCSCKGKCGHSKRWWYDFSVRGQRFRVSVPDATTKWQAEQAEAKAKNEVFEGRFGREPSTITLRDFVEKVFLPWAKAEKRSWRNDVSRSKPILAHFRNKRMRDITQDDVREFKRRRRDSFNGRGSRRAPASVDRELQLLSRIFSLAIERGLLQANPCKGAGLCAVATILHDYLTEEEERQLLSHLTGRRAYLADVLQLNLYTGMRKGELLSLHKDQIEFSHERIRLRYTKNGKPRFVPIHPDIRPMLERLVENAGPHGYLFENPKTGKPVGDFKNAWRAALEDAGLRHIRFHVAGRHTFGTRAAANGANLTDIQDIMDHADINTTMRYVHATEQGKRRAVEAAAKGKRRNVVTFLVQKKKATA; encoded by the coding sequence GTGGCGGTCTATCAACGAAAGTGGTGTAGCTGTAAAGGCAAGTGCGGGCACAGCAAACGCTGGTGGTACGACTTCTCCGTGCGCGGCCAGCGATTCAGGGTGTCCGTACCTGACGCAACAACCAAGTGGCAGGCTGAACAAGCCGAGGCCAAAGCCAAGAACGAAGTTTTCGAGGGCCGGTTCGGTCGGGAGCCGAGCACGATCACGCTCAGAGATTTTGTCGAGAAGGTCTTTCTCCCATGGGCCAAGGCCGAGAAGCGCTCCTGGCGCAATGATGTTTCAAGGTCTAAGCCCATACTCGCTCATTTCAGGAACAAGAGGATGCGCGATATCACGCAAGACGATGTGAGGGAGTTCAAGAGGCGTCGCCGTGACTCGTTCAATGGTCGTGGCAGTCGCCGCGCTCCTGCGTCCGTTGACCGTGAGCTTCAGTTGCTTTCGCGCATCTTCAGCTTGGCGATAGAGCGCGGACTGTTACAGGCGAACCCCTGTAAAGGTGCCGGCCTGTGCGCCGTAGCTACCATCCTGCACGATTACTTGACGGAAGAAGAGGAGAGGCAATTGCTGTCTCATCTCACAGGCCGTCGGGCCTATCTCGCTGATGTGTTGCAGCTCAATCTCTACACGGGAATGAGAAAGGGCGAGTTGCTGTCCCTGCACAAAGACCAAATCGAGTTCTCGCATGAGCGGATCAGGCTCAGGTATACGAAGAACGGCAAGCCGCGATTCGTGCCGATTCATCCCGACATCCGCCCGATGCTTGAGCGGCTGGTCGAGAATGCCGGGCCGCACGGCTACTTGTTCGAGAATCCGAAGACGGGCAAGCCCGTCGGGGATTTCAAGAATGCTTGGCGGGCGGCTCTGGAAGATGCCGGGCTGCGGCACATCCGGTTTCACGTTGCCGGGCGGCACACGTTCGGTACACGCGCAGCCGCAAACGGCGCGAACCTGACGGACATTCAGGACATCATGGATCACGCCGACATCAACACAACGATGCGTTACGTTCACGCGACCGAGCAAGGGAAACGCCGTGCCGTTGAAGCGGCGGCGAAGGGCAAGCGCAGGAATGTTGTCACATTCCTGGTACAGAAGAAAAAAGCCACCGCGTGA
- a CDS encoding ABC transporter permease, translated as MLIKEVFLQALYALAHNRFRASLTLLGIAWGIVTVVILMAYGNGFHDALMVGFRGAFSDGTVVAWPGQTSLQAGGERAGRRIMLKEEDVDAIKELGAIKHVSPEYVQGQQVSYGNRSTSATVRGVAPEYGVMRAEIPEAGRFINAEDIDKRRRVAFLGHEVARKLFGNSPVVGESVRVGGLSFEVVGVLADKVQMSSYYSPDKFCVFIPYSAANQLWDTTYVSNIVFQTLDPAQQDVALKQVREVLAARYHYDARDERAVSLMDTVENNRVLNGITGGLKIILGFIGALTLMIGGVGVMNIMLVSVTERTREVGVRKALGARRRHILFQFLLEGIVITFLGGVLGIVLSYGLALVIGTRPFLADLLEDASRQTDIHLLLSADVLIVATSILAFVGLASGLWPALRASRMDPIESLRYE; from the coding sequence GTGCTGATCAAAGAAGTCTTTCTGCAAGCCCTGTACGCGCTCGCGCACAACCGCTTTCGCGCCTCGCTCACCCTGCTGGGCATTGCCTGGGGCATCGTCACGGTGGTGATCCTGATGGCCTACGGCAATGGCTTTCACGACGCGCTGATGGTCGGCTTTCGCGGCGCTTTCTCTGACGGCACGGTGGTGGCCTGGCCGGGGCAAACCAGCCTGCAAGCCGGCGGCGAGCGCGCCGGTCGCCGCATCATGCTCAAGGAAGAAGACGTCGACGCCATCAAAGAGCTCGGCGCGATCAAGCACGTCAGCCCCGAATACGTTCAGGGGCAGCAGGTCAGTTATGGCAACCGCTCGACTTCGGCAACGGTGCGCGGCGTCGCCCCCGAATACGGCGTGATGCGCGCCGAGATTCCTGAAGCCGGGCGCTTCATCAACGCCGAAGACATAGACAAGCGCCGCCGCGTCGCTTTCCTCGGCCACGAAGTCGCGCGCAAGCTCTTTGGCAACAGTCCGGTGGTCGGCGAGAGCGTGCGCGTCGGCGGGCTGTCGTTTGAAGTCGTCGGTGTTCTCGCCGACAAGGTGCAGATGTCGAGCTATTACTCGCCCGACAAGTTCTGCGTCTTCATCCCCTACTCTGCCGCCAACCAGTTGTGGGACACCACCTATGTAAGCAACATCGTCTTTCAGACGCTCGACCCGGCGCAGCAGGATGTGGCGCTCAAGCAGGTGCGCGAGGTGCTGGCGGCGCGCTACCACTACGACGCCCGCGACGAGCGCGCCGTCAGCCTGATGGACACGGTCGAAAACAATCGGGTGCTGAATGGCATCACCGGCGGTTTGAAAATCATCCTCGGCTTCATCGGCGCGCTGACCTTGATGATTGGCGGCGTCGGCGTGATGAACATCATGCTGGTGAGCGTCACCGAGCGGACGCGCGAAGTCGGCGTGCGCAAGGCGCTGGGCGCGCGCCGCCGCCACATCCTCTTTCAGTTTTTGCTCGAAGGCATCGTGATTACCTTCTTAGGCGGGGTGCTGGGCATTGTGCTTTCGTATGGGCTGGCGCTGGTGATCGGCACGCGCCCGTTTCTCGCCGACCTGCTCGAAGATGCGTCGCGGCAGACCGACATTCATCTTTTGCTGTCAGCGGACGTGCTGATCGTCGCGACCAGCATTCTCGCTTTCGTCGGCCTGGCGAGCGGCCTGTGGCCGGCGCTGCGCGCCTCGCGGATGGACCCCATTGAATCGCTCAGGTATGAGTAA
- a CDS encoding ABC transporter permease, translated as MRELFRQTLGNLAANKLRSFLTMFGITWGIIAIVILSATGEGFQRGNLKVMRELGKNIVIIRNGRTSMQAGGERAGRIIRLDINDVYALKEKSRLLEYITPELMGGVKIKSAFNAASAGTSGVWPVYQQIRTIELERGRLMNEADNSEARRVVIMGYDVCKQLFADRDPIGSAVTLNGVPYTVIGKIRKKTQDSNYTGPDNNRLFVPYETMRKDFPLRGGLNTADSLSTIIAAPFDEVAEQLANGPDQRGRGFFDNSGPVETEVRQILAPRHDFDPQDREALSMWNTAIGSVMFVKIISSMKEFFLAVSIITLALGGIGVMNIMLIAVKERTKEIGVRKALGATSGNIQRQFLSEGLLLTLLSGMIGLGLGVGLCKLINLAPMPERFAGMIVTWQTAAFALGVLVLIGALAAVYPARRAAELPPIEALRFEF; from the coding sequence ATGCGCGAACTCTTTCGACAAACTCTGGGCAACCTGGCGGCGAACAAGCTGCGCAGCTTCTTGACCATGTTCGGCATCACCTGGGGGATCATCGCCATCGTCATTCTGTCGGCGACTGGCGAAGGCTTTCAACGCGGCAATCTGAAGGTCATGCGCGAGCTGGGCAAGAATATCGTCATCATCCGCAATGGCCGCACCAGTATGCAGGCGGGCGGCGAGCGCGCCGGCCGCATCATTCGTCTGGACATCAACGATGTCTACGCGCTCAAGGAAAAGTCGAGGCTGCTCGAATACATCACGCCGGAGCTGATGGGCGGCGTGAAGATCAAGAGCGCTTTCAACGCCGCCAGCGCCGGCACCAGCGGCGTCTGGCCAGTCTATCAGCAGATTCGCACCATCGAGCTTGAGCGCGGGCGATTGATGAATGAAGCCGACAACAGTGAAGCGCGCCGCGTCGTCATTATGGGCTACGACGTATGCAAGCAGCTCTTTGCCGACCGCGACCCCATCGGCAGCGCCGTGACGCTCAACGGCGTGCCCTATACGGTCATCGGCAAGATTCGCAAGAAGACGCAGGACTCGAATTACACAGGCCCGGACAACAACCGCCTGTTTGTTCCCTACGAGACGATGCGCAAAGACTTCCCGCTGCGCGGCGGCCTCAACACCGCGGACTCGCTGTCAACGATCATCGCCGCGCCTTTTGACGAAGTCGCGGAGCAGCTCGCCAACGGGCCGGACCAACGGGGCAGGGGATTCTTTGACAACAGCGGCCCGGTCGAAACCGAGGTGCGGCAGATTCTCGCGCCGCGCCATGACTTCGACCCGCAGGATCGCGAAGCGCTGTCGATGTGGAACACCGCCATCGGCTCGGTCATGTTCGTCAAGATCATCAGCAGCATGAAAGAGTTCTTCCTCGCCGTCAGCATCATCACGCTGGCCCTGGGCGGCATCGGCGTAATGAACATCATGCTGATCGCCGTCAAAGAGCGCACCAAAGAGATCGGCGTGAGAAAGGCTCTGGGAGCCACTTCCGGCAACATCCAGCGGCAGTTTCTCAGCGAAGGGTTGCTGCTGACGTTGTTGAGCGGGATGATCGGCCTGGGCCTTGGCGTCGGTTTGTGCAAGCTCATTAATCTCGCGCCGATGCCCGAGCGTTTCGCGGGGATGATCGTCACCTGGCAGACCGCGGCATTCGCCCTCGGGGTGCTGGTGCTGATCGGCGCGCTGGCCGCCGTCTACCCGGCCCGCCGCGCCGCCGAGCTGCCGCCGATTGAAGCCTTGCGCTTTGAGTTTTAG
- a CDS encoding efflux RND transporter periplasmic adaptor subunit, giving the protein MARKRPHKWIYVLAALLVVAGLGGFGLTRMTKAKAEIDPSKLATVMRGDLARSVVATGRIEPISKVEIKSKANGIIKELKVNIGDLVEPGQVLAELDKDNLAARLREARAALLNAESNLTAAQAEYRKNQVEADSPDVSFARRNVERVEKLYKNGLISQQDLDDAHRPLEQAENRQHVARSQLSVSEARISQAQAMVGQSKAAVERAEEELNNATIRSPIKAVVLSRDVEIGSPVSSILNMGAAATLVMVLGDISQVYVKGKVDEADIGMVRLNQPARIKVETFKEKIFEGQVTQISPMGAEKDNVVSFEVRVSINNPGGELRANMTANAEIILEERKQTLLIPESAIAYDAQRNPSVDVPAPATPTGRERRPIKVGVSNGTKTEVLDGLSESQQIILQ; this is encoded by the coding sequence ATGGCGAGGAAGAGACCGCATAAGTGGATATACGTGTTGGCGGCGCTGCTTGTAGTCGCCGGGCTCGGCGGCTTTGGGCTGACCCGCATGACGAAGGCCAAGGCCGAGATTGATCCGTCGAAGCTGGCGACCGTCATGCGCGGCGACCTGGCGCGCTCGGTCGTTGCCACGGGCCGCATCGAGCCGATATCTAAAGTTGAGATTAAGTCGAAAGCCAACGGCATCATTAAAGAGCTGAAGGTCAACATCGGCGATCTGGTCGAGCCCGGCCAGGTGCTTGCCGAGTTGGATAAAGACAACCTCGCGGCGCGGTTGCGCGAGGCGCGCGCTGCGCTGCTCAACGCCGAATCGAACCTGACCGCCGCGCAGGCCGAGTACCGCAAGAATCAGGTCGAGGCCGACAGTCCCGATGTCAGCTTTGCCCGTCGCAATGTCGAGCGCGTCGAAAAACTCTACAAAAACGGGCTGATTTCACAGCAAGACCTCGATGATGCGCACCGCCCGCTTGAACAAGCCGAGAACCGCCAGCACGTCGCGCGCTCGCAGTTGAGCGTCAGCGAGGCGCGCATCAGTCAAGCGCAGGCGATGGTCGGCCAATCGAAAGCCGCCGTCGAGCGCGCCGAAGAAGAGCTCAATAACGCCACCATCCGCTCGCCTATCAAAGCCGTCGTGCTGTCGCGCGATGTTGAGATCGGCAGCCCGGTCTCGTCCATCTTGAACATGGGCGCGGCGGCGACACTGGTGATGGTGCTGGGCGACATCAGTCAAGTGTATGTCAAAGGCAAAGTGGATGAAGCAGACATCGGCATGGTGCGTCTCAATCAGCCGGCGCGCATCAAGGTCGAGACCTTCAAGGAGAAAATCTTCGAGGGCCAGGTGACGCAGATTTCGCCGATGGGCGCCGAGAAAGATAACGTCGTCAGCTTCGAGGTGCGCGTGTCGATCAACAACCCCGGCGGCGAGCTGCGCGCCAACATGACGGCCAACGCCGAGATCATTCTCGAAGAGCGCAAACAGACGCTGCTCATCCCCGAAAGCGCTATCGCCTATGACGCGCAGCGCAACCCGTCGGTCGATGTCCCCGCGCCCGCCACGCCCACGGGCCGCGAGCGCCGCCCAATCAAGGTTGGCGTCAGCAACGGCACCAAGACCGAAGTGCTCGATGGCCTGAGCGAAAGCCAGCAGATCATTCTTCAGTAG
- a CDS encoding amidohydrolase family protein, which translates to MAKQVYLAEWVLPITSPPLADAAVIVEDDRIIFVGPRAAIETHAAFKDVERRDFGRAALLPGLVNTHSHLELTLMRGFLEDLAFRDWIIKLTTTKYERLTADDMQASALAGTAEAIRAGITTLADTGDTRAAFGALLASGLRGIAYRECFGPDPQVAEQNLAELTAKVGEMRERETQLVRVGISPHAPYTVSARLFQRATEYAVRQSLDLCIHAAESQTEQELMTAGTGEFAEGLRRRGIDWRAPGVSTVKYLERLGVLEAAPLLVHCVRVDGEEVALLARRRARVAHCPKSNAKLGHGIAPLVAMLDAGIRVGLGTDSVASNNRCDLIGEARFGALIHRAAAKSYQRPSADELLRLATIGGAQALGLDDQIGSLEAGKQADLIAIDLTAAHHTPVHDPAAAIVFAATASDVRHTVVAGRVLFDGREVRTFDEAAVQARVNQALARMQ; encoded by the coding sequence ATGGCGAAACAGGTCTACCTTGCCGAATGGGTCTTGCCGATCACCTCGCCGCCGCTCGCCGACGCGGCGGTAATCGTCGAAGACGACCGCATCATCTTTGTCGGCCCACGCGCCGCAATCGAAACCCATGCCGCATTCAAAGATGTCGAGCGCCGCGACTTTGGCCGCGCGGCGCTGCTTCCCGGCCTCGTCAATACGCATAGTCATCTTGAGCTGACCTTGATGCGCGGCTTTCTCGAAGACCTGGCGTTTCGCGATTGGATCATTAAGCTGACGACGACGAAGTACGAACGGCTGACGGCTGACGATATGCAGGCGAGCGCGCTCGCGGGCACGGCAGAAGCGATTCGCGCCGGCATCACGACGCTGGCTGACACCGGCGACACCCGCGCCGCGTTCGGGGCGCTGCTCGCGAGCGGGCTGCGTGGTATTGCTTACAGAGAATGTTTCGGCCCCGACCCGCAGGTCGCCGAGCAGAATCTTGCCGAGTTGACTGCCAAGGTTGGCGAGATGCGCGAGCGAGAGACGCAACTCGTGCGCGTCGGCATCTCGCCGCATGCGCCGTATACGGTCTCGGCGCGATTGTTTCAGCGGGCAACTGAATATGCCGTGCGCCAGTCGCTCGACCTCTGCATTCACGCGGCGGAATCACAGACCGAGCAAGAGCTGATGACCGCCGGCACCGGCGAATTTGCCGAAGGCTTGCGCCGGCGCGGCATCGACTGGCGAGCGCCCGGCGTTTCGACCGTCAAATATCTTGAACGACTCGGCGTGCTAGAGGCCGCGCCCTTGCTGGTCCATTGCGTTCGCGTAGACGGCGAAGAGGTCGCCTTGCTTGCCCGTCGTCGAGCCCGCGTCGCCCACTGCCCGAAGTCAAATGCCAAGCTCGGACACGGCATCGCGCCGCTTGTGGCCATGCTCGACGCCGGCATCAGGGTAGGCTTAGGCACAGACAGCGTCGCTTCGAACAATCGCTGCGACCTGATCGGCGAAGCGCGCTTCGGCGCGCTCATTCACCGGGCCGCCGCGAAATCTTATCAGCGCCCCTCCGCCGACGAGCTATTGCGACTGGCGACGATTGGCGGCGCGCAGGCGCTCGGTTTGGATGATCAGATCGGCTCACTCGAAGCCGGCAAGCAGGCCGACCTGATTGCGATTGATTTGACGGCGGCTCATCACACGCCGGTGCATGACCCTGCGGCGGCCATCGTCTTCGCGGCTACGGCAAGTGATGTGCGGCACACCGTCGTCGCGGGCCGCGTCTTGTTCGATGGCCGCGAAGTCAGGACGTTTGATGAAGCCGCCGTGCAAGCGCGCGTCAACCAGGCGCTGGCGCGCATGCAATGA
- a CDS encoding SUMF1/EgtB/PvdO family nonheme iron enzyme codes for MDNLENRATSRLSEQITRDYRILSLLGKGGMGEVYLAEQLRVGRRRVALKVLSRACSEDPEIVKRFENEAASSGRIHHRNVVMIFESRASDDGQLYVAMEYVNGKTLRDEIQERGALPLAEVVEISKQICAGLSAAHRLGIVHRDIKPDNLMLMRDDDGARVVKVLDFGIARLAEPGTAQSRTASGIIMGTPYYMSPEQALGSTGDKIDARSDIYSLGMVVYQMLTGRVAFESDSWMGVMYKHLHEPPLQPRELRPELGWYEEFEQAVLRALEKDRDKRPQTVSEFAEEMETAYRRAIAANPETVSAGAYDVTVAGLAPPFMQATAAAQPARQQTVAPVAAATQAAGQATVAATAPSALSNRRKTLAIAGLLILAVMSAIYFLRSKPVATPQKVAVDTVPAAAVARPMPEIETFEFEVLTVEPSGHLNVPHRRSASYFSEDIDGEVSLDMVEIPGGAFKMGAPLETQRERKQSERPQRQIRVPGFFVSKYEITEAEWRAVARLPLVSRQLEENPSSFKGDGQMPVQNISWLDAVEFCERLSRATGRRYRLPTEAEWEYACAAGTQTPFYFGETITAELVNYDANYPYGAGPKGETRRRPISVGALSAPNAFGLYNMHGNVAEWCSDYWHDSYIGAPADASSWESRGDASVRVLRGGSYYDGGDDCRSSARTKDPADIRLPFIGFRVVMVAP; via the coding sequence ATGGACAATCTGGAGAACCGCGCCACCTCGCGCTTGAGCGAGCAGATCACCCGCGATTACCGCATCCTCTCACTGCTTGGCAAAGGCGGTATGGGCGAAGTCTACCTCGCCGAGCAGTTGCGCGTCGGGCGCCGCCGCGTTGCGCTTAAGGTGTTGAGCCGCGCTTGCTCGGAAGACCCCGAGATCGTCAAGCGCTTCGAGAATGAGGCCGCCTCTTCGGGGCGTATCCATCACCGCAACGTCGTGATGATCTTTGAGAGCCGCGCCTCGGATGACGGCCAGCTTTACGTCGCTATGGAATACGTCAATGGCAAGACGCTGCGTGACGAGATACAGGAGCGCGGCGCGCTGCCGCTCGCCGAAGTCGTCGAGATTAGCAAACAGATTTGCGCCGGACTTTCTGCCGCGCACCGGCTCGGCATCGTTCACCGCGACATCAAGCCCGATAACCTCATGCTGATGCGCGACGACGATGGCGCGCGCGTCGTGAAGGTTCTCGATTTCGGCATCGCCCGGCTGGCGGAGCCGGGCACGGCGCAGTCGCGCACGGCTTCGGGCATCATCATGGGGACGCCCTATTATATGTCGCCCGAACAGGCGCTCGGCTCGACCGGCGATAAGATCGACGCGCGCTCAGACATCTATTCGCTCGGCATGGTGGTTTATCAAATGCTGACCGGGCGCGTCGCCTTCGAGTCGGATTCGTGGATGGGCGTGATGTACAAACACCTCCACGAGCCGCCGCTTCAGCCGCGCGAATTGCGACCGGAGCTGGGCTGGTATGAAGAGTTCGAGCAGGCCGTGTTGCGCGCCCTCGAAAAAGACCGCGATAAACGCCCGCAGACGGTCAGCGAGTTTGCTGAGGAGATGGAGACGGCTTATCGCCGCGCCATCGCCGCCAACCCCGAAACGGTCAGCGCCGGGGCCTACGACGTGACCGTCGCCGGCCTCGCGCCGCCTTTCATGCAGGCGACCGCGGCGGCTCAACCGGCGCGGCAGCAAACCGTGGCGCCGGTCGCAGCCGCCACGCAAGCGGCGGGTCAGGCGACGGTAGCCGCGACGGCACCATCCGCTTTGAGCAACCGCCGCAAAACCCTGGCCATCGCCGGCTTGCTCATACTGGCGGTGATGTCGGCAATCTACTTCCTCCGCTCGAAGCCCGTCGCGACGCCGCAAAAAGTGGCGGTGGACACGGTGCCTGCGGCGGCGGTCGCCAGGCCCATGCCGGAGATCGAGACATTTGAATTCGAGGTGCTGACCGTTGAGCCGAGCGGCCATCTCAATGTGCCGCATCGCCGCTCTGCGTCATACTTCAGCGAAGACATTGACGGCGAGGTGAGCCTCGACATGGTCGAGATTCCCGGCGGCGCTTTCAAGATGGGAGCGCCGCTTGAAACCCAGCGCGAGCGCAAGCAGAGCGAACGCCCGCAGCGCCAGATTCGCGTGCCGGGATTCTTCGTGAGCAAGTATGAGATCACCGAAGCCGAATGGCGTGCGGTGGCGCGGCTGCCGCTGGTCAGCCGCCAGCTCGAAGAGAACCCTTCGTCATTCAAGGGCGACGGCCAGATGCCCGTGCAAAACATCTCGTGGCTGGACGCGGTCGAGTTCTGCGAGCGGCTGTCGCGCGCCACCGGGCGACGCTATCGTCTGCCGACCGAAGCCGAATGGGAATACGCCTGCGCGGCTGGCACCCAGACGCCCTTTTATTTTGGCGAGACGATCACGGCAGAGCTCGTCAATTATGATGCGAACTATCCTTATGGCGCGGGGCCGAAGGGCGAGACGCGCCGTCGCCCTATATCGGTCGGCGCCCTGAGCGCGCCCAATGCTTTCGGGCTTTACAACATGCACGGCAACGTCGCCGAGTGGTGCAGCGATTACTGGCATGACAGCTACATCGGCGCGCCTGCCGACGCCAGCAGTTGGGAATCGCGCGGCGACGCCAGTGTGCGCGTCCTGCGCGGCGGCTCGTATTACGACGGCGGCGACGATTGCCGCTCGTCAGCGCGCACCAAGGACCCGGCAGACATCCGTCTGCCTTTCATCGGCTTTCGCGTCGTCATGGTCGCACCCTAA
- a CDS encoding DUF6800 family protein, giving the protein MGERQREIKRRRHRQEKRKRLRAKLAKANDAERPKIEAQIRKTFPKYTTEI; this is encoded by the coding sequence ATGGGAGAACGTCAACGAGAGATCAAGCGCCGCCGTCATCGTCAGGAAAAGCGCAAACGACTGCGCGCCAAGCTAGCCAAGGCCAACGACGCCGAACGGCCAAAGATCGAAGCGCAGATTCGCAAGACCTTCCCGAAGTACACGACGGAGATATGA